TACTGAAGTAAGGAATGTGTTTATATACCTGCCAAATGAGTGGGTATTAGGGTAAGGCATAATATAGTTAGTGGCCTCATGAGGTTTCCTGATATTAACGCCACTTCCATGATTACAAATATTAACTAAAGGTTCTCCTGTATAACTATCATCTATAGATACTACCACAAAATCCCCCTTTTTTAACGGAGGAGAAAAATAATTATATTTTTCTTCTCCTATAATGGGAATTGCACCATTTCCAGCACATTTGTCTGTATAGATTTGAGCATTTTCCGAACCTTTTTTTCGATAAACTTTGCCGTTAACTTTAATTTCTACTTCGTGTTTAGCTCCAATAGGTTTACCAAACCAGTCTTTTTGCCAGCCAAAAGTAGCAACATTATTGCTTCCTTGGTAGCTGCTGTTATAGTTTAAATCATTAAATTCATGATAATCTTTTGCAATAACCCCATCACCTCTCACAATGGTAGTAAAGCGATAAGGAGTTAACTCTTGAGTATTAAAATCTTGTTTATTGCTACAGTAGTAACTATCACCACATCCATTTAAGAGGAGTATTAAAAATGCTACTATTATAGTTCTAAGCATTATCATCCGTTTTTACCTAATATGATTTTTAATAACTCAGTTATGCGGTCATCGCTTTCAATATTTTTAGTAATATTAAACTTTTGAGCATTATCTTTAACATATTGAATATGCTCTGGTGTTATTTCTGTTACATCCTTTCCAAAGGTGCGGGTAAACTCTGTAGCTAATTCGTGTTCTGCTGCTTCAGGTGCTTCTTTAAATTCATCATGAATTTCTGTAGGTGAGGTGCTTGAGTAAGTTTCCTGTGAAATTTCTACTTGCGGCTGCTGATCAGATGCAGCGGTGCTGTCAGGTTTAGTTGCAGCATCCCCAAAAATGCTATTTTGATCATCATTAGTAAATGTTGTGATGCTTACAGTAGGGCTACTAGAGCTAGAACTGGATTCGCCATCATTACTTTCTCCATGCATAACTTCATTAAGTTCTTTTGTAAATTCTTGAGCCTCTTTGTAACCTTCTAGGGCTTGTTGGCCATTGTGAAGAATATCCTCTTTTTTCTTATTACCAGGTTCTGCTTCTTTTGGAGGTGTGGTAGCCTGCTCTGTTTTATCTACTTCTGTAGGTGGGACGACATCTGCAATAGGTTGCTCTTGTTTGCTTGCTTCTAGAGGGGAAGCGGGTTGTTCTAATTTATCTGTATCTGTTCTTGCTAACCCAGCTGGATCTGGATCCGCTTGCTCTAATCCATCTGCTCTTGGTTGTTCAGCTTGATTTAGGGTCGTTGGCTGTTCTAGCCCTTCTGTTCCTGTTGTTCTTTGCTGTGTATCTTGATCTACGCCTGGAGCTTGTGCCGGTTCTTCTGCTTTTTCTTCTCTTGGTACTTCTGGAGCTGGTTGCTGTGGCTCTTCTCCTATTATTCTTGTTGATGCTTCACCTCGGTAGGTGTTGCCTTGAGTTTGTAAAGTATCAGCATTTGTTTGAGGAACAGTACCTATACTAGATGAAAGACCATTTATATCTGAAGTAATAGTAACTGGAGCACCATTCACCTGTAGTGTAGTAGAAGTAGAAGGATTATTTGGATCTGAAATAATAGTAACTTGAGTACCATTCACATCTAGTGTAGTAGAAGGATCATTCGTATCTGAAGAAATAGTAACCTTAGTGCCATTCACATCTAGTGTAGTGGAATTGGATGTGCGAGATGAAGAATCCGTTTCCTTTAGTTGATTAATATTGCCTTTTGAACGTTGTCCTTCGTCGCCTCCATCATTTCCATCATCATCGCCGCCGCCCCCCCCGCCAGGTTTACGTCCGGAACCATTGCGGCCATCTTCATCATTTCCTTGGTTGCTAGGTGAGTTAGGATTGAAGTTAATAAACCTACCTGCAAGGCGATCAATCCTTTGAGCAACCGAGCCAGCTAAACCTAAGGCTTGGAATGGGGCGCTAAATAATAAGTCAGCTGCTTTAAAAGCACCTTCGCTTCCACCGCCATCTCGTACATTGCCAAGACCACCTGATAAGAATATTCCAGTGGTAGCCCGTACAAATTCAGGTACAAATTGGGTATATCTTTCTAATAACGAAGCCATTATGGCTGCCATAAGCAATGGCAGAATAAATACTATATAAAATTTAATTATTACGCCGAATCCACCATCGGAATAAACATCAAATCCCCACGGCATGAAACCCCATATACAAATAGCATTTTGAAACTCCCATGCCCAGTAGCTTGCAAACTCTCCTACTAAAGGAATTTTGCTTAATAAGCTTCCAACTAAGTCTATTTTAAACGGCCATGCACATTTATAGCAAAAATGTAAGTCTTGTAGTACATATGAAAGCTGCATAGCCAATAGATCGCATATTACAATAATACCTATCAGCATCATAAAGGGCTCAAAAATATAGCGTAAATTAATTTCAAGAAATTTAGTAAAAGGAGTTTTAAAAGTCTGGTTATCAAATAATATAAAAGGAATCAGGAAGGGAGCAGCCACAACCATAAAAGAGAGCATAACAAGTGCAAACATGTAACTCATTATGAATCGGGATAATACCTTAAAGAATTTAAAAGCAATATATAATAAGATTAGCAATAATGGTAGGCCGGTAAGTTGATCAGTTAATGCAAATAGCACTACTTTAGACCATAAATCCGGGTTTAGTGCTGTCATCCATACTCTATCAAATGCGCCAAAAATACTTCGTTCCGCTAGAGGATCAAACATGCTGGCTAAGTTTTTTATTGCATTGGTGGTAGCGTCAAAAAGATGTGTATGAAAAAACTCCCAATTATTAGGAGAAATTAGAGTGATTACTAATCCATATTTAGCAACTTTAGTAACTAATTCTAGCTGGGTTATTTTCTTAATACCTAGTACAAAACCTACGGCTTCTATAGTAATCATGAATACTAAGAAGGCCCTGAGAAGAATACTAAATTTGCCTTTATATAAATTTTTATAAGAATCTTCTCCTACTGATCTTAGAGAAGTATTCATGGTGTCTGTCAGCAAACCCATAACATCACTTAAAGAATAAGCAGGGACTTTTGCCATAATGGGAATTGATAAACTACCGTACCCATATTCTGGTTTACCTTGATGGCCTTTTAGTCTTACCCACGGATTACCTTTCCATGGATTAGGATCAGAAGCGGATTTTTTATAAGTAGTATTACGCTTAATGGAAATGATATTGCTAGCCGCTGCAGAATCTTGATTAGGATCTTTAGTGCTAATAACCATTTCGGCTACATCGTTATTTCCATCAACCGGTTGTTGTAAAACTTTAATAAAAACAATCATTTGCCCAGAATTTGGAGGATATTTAAAACGTAAATATATACGACCGGCAGTTGAAGCAATTTTATCTCTAGTATTAGTATAAGCACTATTACTATCCTGAGTGTCACTACCATTAATGAGAGGTAGCCAACCACTATTGCCAATTTTATATTCTATATTTAGTGCATTAATTTGTTGATCGGAACTATTTTTAATAATCTTTTGGGTACTATCTTGGGCTTGAGATAAGGTTACATTGGTGGTAACTTTGCGGGTATCGTCTTTGCTTTCGTAAATATTTAAACCACTATTTGCAAGAGTGAAAGAAATAGTGCTGCCGCTACTAACATCTATTTGGCTATCAACAGGATCATTAGTCCAAATTTTTACCCTATATCCTCGAAAACTATCAGTGGTGATATCAAACTCCCCTTTAGCAATCGCCTGATCCATTTGAGTAGAATACACCCCTTTATTATTACCAAGATAGGCTTTACCATTAATTTCGCCAATTTTAAATTCTTGAGAAGTTTTGACATCTTTTTTAGAAAAATAAATCCTATCAACTTTTGTCCATGTATTATACTTACTGGTATTAGAACTAGGGGCTAAAATATCGCGGCCATTAACAAGCATAGATTCATAATTGTTTCGATAATGCCCGTTAGCTTTAACATCGATTGCAAAGCTCTCATAATTATAAATTGTAGTACCAAGAGGATCCGTAAAAATAACCGGTAAGCAAAAATTAAGTACAGAGGGAGAAAAAATCCTAGCCAATGGGCTTTCACCATTACAACCTGTTAAGCTTGTAACAAGTAGCAGTGAAGCTAGTAATTTATATATCCTGGTTATTATGTTGCTTAACATTAGCTTATTTTGCTCCCTTAAATTTTACTGTATGCATAGAATTTTTAAGTTTCTGATTGTGTGTTGGTTGGAGGAGGATTACCATTGCTGCCATTGCTGCCATTGCTGCCATTGCGGCCATTGCTGCCAGCACTATCATTATTGCGGTTAGTAGGGCCATCTCCTGCTGCCTCTTTCATATGACTTGCTGTTGCGCGTGCCACTTCGCTTCCTACCTGCTTGGCCGCTCCCATTGCTACTTTTCCAACAGCGCCTGCTGCTCCGCCGGTAGCAGCGCTTGCTGCAGTCATAGCGAGGTTAATTGCTGCCATAGTTGCTTTAACGGCTGTATCGATAGCTTTATCTAAAACAAAAGTTCCGCCTACTGCCATGCTGGATAATCCTACAGCTCCTGAAAGATCGGCTGCTATTGAACCGACTAAATTAATAAAGAAGTAAAATATAAAGGCGAAAATGATCACCAATATACCACTAGTAATAACTCTGCTAAAATCTATATCCAGGCTGGCTTGTCCATGTACAAAATCAACTATGCCAAGAGTAAATATAGTTTGGATGAAGGCACCAAAGCTACTCCGGCACGTAAAGTTTTGTGTACTATCGCCGCTATCTTTATCTAGTACCCATAATTTTACTCCGCTCGGAATTTGAAAACCTATCTCATTCATTGTGCTAACCACTGTCTCAATATTAGGATCAGGGATGAATTTACATTCTGGATAAATAATCTTATCGAAAATGTTAAACATAAATCCTAAGAATAAAAATAAAATCATCGGCTGGAAGGCGTATCCAAAAATCGCTCTAAGCCATGCATCAAACATGCGCTTACTCCACTGGAAAAGCACCATTGGTACAAATAAAGGTGCTGTAAATACGGCAATAGTTACGATAATCATAGCCACCAGGTAAGTATGAACTACATGCACAACCACTGAGATAACTAGTAAAGCAAACACCAACAATCCGACCATAAAGGCGAACATGAAAGTAAAGGGCAGAGCTAGTGCTGCTAACCCTAAAGCTCCACCTAAAACACCTACAATAGGGAAAATGCCCAATAATAAAAATGAGGCTATGAAAGCGGCACCAATTCCAAGGGTATCTGGTCGATTTAAGCCTAAATAGAATGCTATTCTACAATCAATACTATCCCACATTGCTACATCTGAATTACCATCAAATAAACACAGGCCAGTAGGAGATTTTCCTACTTCAAGGCTTACCATCACTAAATCTTGCATGATACCCATGAAGAAATTATAAATATCATAAACCCCATGATATAGATCATCGCCTACCCTGATCCCTACAGAGAAATAAATTACAGCACATATTTTACAAATAAATACGAATATCTCTGATTTTTGAGGGAGCTCTTTTCCTAAAGCGATTTTAAGGCCGAAGAACATCACATAAATAGTGAGTAATAAGGTTACTACCCTTCTTAAATTGTCCTGGAAGTTTTGTAATAAAGAATCGCTACATCCTTCCTTACCCATGAAATAGGCTTTGATAGATTCTTCTACGCATTTTACAATGGGTGCGGTAATTGGTATTAAAGATTGTGATTCGCTAAGTATTCTAGTAGTACATGCTTCAGCAATATAACATTTTAGATTTTGAGTATGATTAATAGCTGTTGGTTTGGGTGGTTCACGATATTTACAGCCAATATTAACATATCCTATAATAGACAGCGCTTGTATGCACATCATATCGCCAATATTTTGACCTCTAATAGGTAGGGCGCCTAGCATAGCGTCCTGGTTGTGCGCAATAGAATTACATTGTTTTTTAGTGCCTATAGGAACTCCAAAAAGACTCGGTTCGTAGCAATATTTTACGCCTTCCCCTTCTTTAAGAGGAATCGAGCAACTTTCAGGAGTTTCAGCTTTATCGCCTACCATGTAAAAATCATTAGAAATCCACATCAGCAATGCACCGAGACCGTTTAGGCTTGCCCATCTGGAGGTACCTTCACCTCCAATGCAGCTATCATCTTTAGCCTTCTCAATAAGGGTGCTGGCAGAAGCAAAGTTTACTGTAAACAAGCTCAATGCTAATACTAAAATTAAATTTTTAATTGGCCAATGTTTCATATCTTTACCTTAATTAACCTTTTTGACCCTGTCATAAAATACTGGCAACCAATCTTCAGGATTGTCACCCACTTCTTTTCTAATTTCATCTAGCAGTAATATAGTCTCAGATCTACCTGATAGCACATTAATAATGTCAGTCATGCCACTTAAATTAATTCTTGCTACCACAGCATCGGTTCCTTGTTTTACTAAGAAAAATCTACTACTAGGATCGGTAGTTTTAATTAAAGCATATTCTCGCTCGGAAAGCATAAAAGAAGAGCGGTATACATCGGTAGCTTTTAAATTTGGCAAGAAAATTTGAGTGGCAGTTTGCTGGATAAGAGTATCACTAATCTGGCTTTTACTGGCATCCTCTACACTTTGAGTAGCAAAAATTACAAAAGTATTGAGTTTTCTAAGTACTTTTAGCCAATCTTTAATTTTAGGCGCAAACACGGGGTTGTCAATTAAAGCCCATGCTTCATCTAAAACTATCATGGTAGGAGTGCCATCTAAAGAAATGTTAATTTTATGGAACACATAGCTAAGTACAGGAGCTAGTGAAATGCTATCTTTAAGTAGTTCAGCCATTTCAAAGCCAAATACTTTTGATTTGGTAAAATCTAAGGAATCATTATCATTATCAAAGACTTTAGCATGAGAGCCATTACCATGCCACATGGCAAAGCGTGATGCAATACTACCAGGTTTTTCGATTCCTAAAAAGGCGGCAATATTTGAAAATTTACGATCATGAGCAGCTAATTTATAAGTGCCGTTAATAGCTGAGTTAAGTAAGGCAATATCTTCCGAAGTAAGAGGTTCATTATTTACGGTCACTAATAGCTTTAGTAAATCTAATAAAAATGTACGATTTTGAGAAGTATCAGGAAGTTTAAGAGGATTGAAATTACATCCTCCTCCCGGGCTAATAACATTATAAACACCACCTAATGCTCTAATAAATATTTCAGCACCACGATCTTTGTCGAAAAAGAACATACGACATTTGAATTTTTGCGCTTGTGCACATAGAAAGTTCATTAGTACTGTCTTACCAGCCCCAGTTGGTCCTATAATAAGAGTATGTCCTACATCTCTTAGATGAAAATTAAAATAATATGGAGTACCTGAGGTGGTATCAAAAATAGTAACATATTCTCCCCAATGATTTTCTTTGGCTTTACCTACTGGGAAGTTATGAAATGAATTAAATCCAGCTAAATTTAAAGTGTTAATAGTCGCCTTTCTGACTATAAAAGCATCATTGCCAGGTAATTGGCCCCAAAAGCAGGGTTCAAGATTGACTTTTTCACGAATAGGAATGCAACCTGTATTAGATATTTCAACCGCAGCCATTGCAATAGAATTTTCAAGACTTTTTAAAGAATCGTCAATACACATTACGGTGAGATGGTGTTCTCCAAAGCCAATATCTCCTCCCATGGCCATATCTAGTGCAGCAGTAATTTCAGCAATCTGGGTTATAGCTTTATCGCCAGCTTGAATCATACGGTTTTGCTGCATTTGCATTTTGGTAATAGCTACTTGCCTATTAATAAAGTTGAATGATTGGGTAAGTACAAATTCAAATGGCATTTGTAAGAAGCCGTCAAGCATGCCTGACATGGTTTTTGGGCCGTATTCCTTAATGCTAACTATGCCTGCATATTTGCTGCCATAACTATTACGAATTTCAATCGACTTGTTACCGAAAAAGAGACGTGAATTAGCAAGATAATGACTAATATCCATATGGGGCATGAACATGTTAGGACTTGCCCCACAGTTAATTATTTTAGATTTAAATTCTAATATCTCAGAATATAAGCAACCATTTCTTTCTACTACTCCTAAAACTTTTACATTGTAATTATTTAGAGCCGTTATTAGTCTGTTGGTTGCTTCTTCGAGCTCTTCATAATAGTCACGCATATCGCGTTCCCAAGCAGACTTATCAGCTTTTTGAATAAGGTTTTTGTAAATGTTTTCGATAAAAGTAACACCTTTATCTTTTGATTTGCGGATAATAGTAATGTAAAGTTCATTGGTAAAAGCTTTATTGTTCTGGTGCTTCTTTTTCCACTCTTTATCTACTAAGGTGGTAAAGTCCTTTTTGATCTTAATGTTAGGGTCAATGTTTAAATTATCTTCTGGAATAATATTTTGCTTGCGTCTAATAATATGAAAAAATAAATTAAGGCTACCAGTGGCAAGTCCCTTGAAAAGCATATTGCGGATATTTTTTTGAATATCTAAATCTTCATCGTCTGCAGTTTCAAATGAAAACCCCCCAACTTTAATAACTTTAATTAATTCATTATTTTCCCCTAGCAAAGTGTTATGATTCCAATGGCATTTATAAGGGATAAAATTTGCTACTGAAATTTCCCTATCGGCGTATTTAGAATTAATAGGTTTGCTGGGTGATATTTTAAACATGTACTTTAAAATGGATCATAAGAATTGGCGCCGTGAAACATTTTATTTTTACATAAATTGCATTTTTGCATTTTTATTAGCCATAGTTCAATAATCAAAGGTTCCTTAAAACATAAAGCGTAACCTAAGCCATGAATTGCTATACCTATAGGTAAAACCCAAAAACTTGATGAATTAATAAAAAAGATAGCGTTGATAAATAAATTTAGTAAAAAAAAATTATAACTAACCCCAAAAAATAAAGTTGGTCTAGTGAGTCCTACAAATAGAGGGTCAGCATTAATTTTGCCTTCTGCCATATGATCTAAAATTTAAAAAGGTTTATATATTAATAATAATAAGAATTTATATATATTTCAAATGGTAAATAATAATTAAGTAAAATAATATGCGAAAAGAGGCGCATTCTTTCAGTTTACTGCAATTTTGAAATATAAGATATGCAAAGCGTTAAACGTTATTTTGTAACTAACTAATTTATAATGAATTTTTTATTATATTACCATATATTTTCAAATGTAAAATAATAAGCTACAAATTTTTTTAATATTATAATAAAAATTTTGCGGGAAAAATAAAAAAACCAGTTTTTAAAACTGGTTTTTTTATTTCGTGCATATAGGGTTTTAATTTAATACTATTATTTTCCCCATAAATATACAAAAACAAATAGGAATAACCAAACTACGTCTACAAAATGCCAATACCATGCGGCCAACTCAAAACCTAAATGATTTTGTGAATCCATTTGTCCTTTTCGTGCTCTTATTAAGCAGGTTGCTAAAAATATAGTGCCTATAAGCACATGGACTCCATGAAATCCGGTAGCCATATAGAAGTTTGAAGCATAGATGCCATCTTTAAAACCAAACGGAGCATGTAGATATTCAAACGTCTGGCATACGGTAAAGATAAATCCTAGTATTACAGTAATAGTTAAAGCATCAATAAAGTCCTTACGGTTATTTTCTAGCAAGGCATAATGAGCCCAGGTGACCGTAGTACCGGATAACAATAAAATCAGAGTGTTAAATAACGGTAAATGCCATGGATCAAAAGTTTCCACCCCTTTTGGTGGCCATGTTCCTTGTGCGGCACTCCAGACTCCATCTAAAATATCTACCGGAAAAAGTGCAGATTTAAAGAAAGCAAAGAAGAAAGCAAAAAAGAACATTACTTCAGAAAGAATAAATAAAGCCATACCAATTCTTAAACCGTTTTGTACTGGTTCAGTATGAGCTTTATCAGTAAGAGCTTCCTTGACCACATCACGCCACCATACATACATACCAAATATTACTAAGGTAAACCCTCCAGGAAGTAAGATATTACCCAGAAAATGTTTATGCATAAAGAGTAATGCCCCTACACACAAAATTAATAAAGAAAAGGCTGAGTAAATTGGCCAAGGGCTTAATTCAACGAGATGATAGGGATGTTTTTTTTCCATAAATACTCCTTTAGTTAAATTCAGAAATATTAAAAAAGGTATAGGATAAAGTTATTCTATCCACTTCTTTAAGATTGGGATCTTCTTCTATTTTAGGGTCAATATAAAATGATACAGGAAGGTTTACATGCTGCTTGCCAAGTAACATTTGTTCTTCAAAACAAAAGCAACTAATCTTTTGAAAATATTTTCCTGCTTTTTGAGGCGTTACATTATAAGTGGCCATAGCTTTAACTGGGTTGCTACTTAAATTTTCTGCACTATAAAAGGCTAAAGCATTTTCGCCGGTAGTCACGGTAATATAAGGTTGTTCATTTTTAAAACGCCATGGCAAACTGGGACTAGCATTAGCATCAAAATATACCCGTAAAGTTTTTGTGCCAATTTTATCAGAGCTAGTAAAGACTTCTCTGACTGTTCCCCCATATCCCGTAACTTGGCAAAAAATCTTGTAAAGTGGTACCGTGGCGAATGATAATAATAACATGCCAAATGTAACCGCTAGTAAATTAACAAGTATTTTATTGTTACTTGATTTATGCATGACCTTTAAATTTTAAGATGCTTACAATAAATATTATCGCAATTATCCCTAAAATAATAGCTAGTAATGTATAATTTTTATATTTTTGTAGTTTATGAAATGAATGTTGCGGCATAAATTACTCAAAAGTTTATTAGATAATGATCAATTATAAGGGCAGTAAAAATAAAAAATAAATAAATAATTGAATATCCAAACAATTTGGGGGCAAGAAGTATATCTTTGGCTCTCAACAATCTAAAGCTTAATATGCAAAAATATACCCCACTGCTTAGGGCGCAACCAAAATAAAATAATCCACTCATATGGATAAAGAAGGGTAGAAGGGTGGTAAGAAGCATTATAATAGAATAGGTAAATATATGTATTTTGGTTGATTTAATACCATTAGTAACTGGTAGCATAGGTACGTGGGCCTTTTGATAATCTTCAGATCTATAAAGGGCTAATGCCCAAAAATGTGGAGGTGTCCACATAAAAATTATTGTAAATAATATAATAGATTCAATAGCGATGTTATTAGTAACGGCTGCCCAGCCAATCATTGGTGGAAAAGAACCTGCTGCGCCTCCAATTACGATATTTTGCGGCGTTACTCTTTTTAACCATAAAGTATAAATAAATACATAAAATAAAATAGCACTTAGTAATAATATTGCAGCAGTGTAATTGACGACAATTGCCATTAAAAATACAGATAAAAATGCAGTGCATACTCCAAATTCTAAAGCCGATTCCGGAGTAATAAGCCCTTGTGGAATAGGACGCATTTGGGTGCGTTTCATAATTCTATCAATATCTTGGTCATACCACATATTAATAGCACCGCTAGCACCCGAGCCGATAGCAATGCATAAAATAGCAATAAAAGCAATAAAGGGATGGATTTGCCCTGGAGCAACTAATAAGCCTGCTAGGCCACTAAATACTACCAATGACATAACGCCCGGCTTAAATAGCCTGATATAGTCTCTCACACGAGAAACTTTATGATTTGAGGAGATATTATAATCTGGTTGCGTACTTAACTTGCTTAACATTATTAAAAAAGATTAATTTTCAAAAGATTAATATAACATATTTTTTGATAAGTAAAATATATAGTTATAATTCCTAATCATTGAAGGGCGATAAAAAAGATCAGGACTGCTATAACTTTATATATAACTAATCTAATATGAGTTGGGGGCGTTGACTACTGAATTTAAAAATTATTTTTACATCATCATAAATTAAACTTTGCCTAGCGAAGTGCTGAGATCTGCATCTATAATACAATCTTGTTTGATATTAAGATTTAAAGTAAAAATTTTAGTATCGTTATGGTGTGAAATTCTTATGTTGGACTGCTTTCAACGCGAGTGTTAAAGGTAATTAAGGTATCAAAATTTACTTATGATGCTTAACGCTCTATTGTTTTCTGCATCACAGCTATATTTTTTCTAAAACTCTCTCGGTGCTTTCGGTTTTGAAAGCAGCCTGTATCTTGAGCAGCATTATAATTTTATATTGTTGTGGTGTGCATATATTCATATAAGGCCTGTATATTTAAATTTACGTCATATAAATTTATATTTGGCACTGCTAGATAAGAATAGGAGGAGTTAGGAGCATTTTTGATTAGGTAGCTTATATTAAACTGATCTAATAAAGGTAATACTTTGCTTGCATCAATACAATGTAGTGTGAAATAAGCGGTAGTGGAAATATTACAATTCTCTTTTTGTATTGAAGTATAAGTGGCCTGGGAGCTAAAAAGAAATTCTAACATCAAACCAGGAGTTAAAGATTTTATATGTGTATTTTAGTTGCTTACTAGGTTTGTAGTGTGCTCTTTATGAGTTGTGCTTTCTCTTTCGCTCAGCAATCTATGTACGGCGCTTGATCGGAGGGATGATATGCTATCATCCCTGTGAATGAATTCCATTGTTTCTGTCATCGCAGGGTCTTTCATATAAGAGGGTATCTCGTGATTATAATTTATAACAGATTCGCGATTAAAGTTATAATTGATCATTAACTTTGTAAGCTTAGTCAATCGCTTGAGATGGCTAACTAATAATGGGGTGTCATCTAATTTATTTGATTGATCTAATTGATTTCCTAGCATACGAATGAAGAATTTTGCGAGCCTAAGCCGGTTAGCTTTTAAAGCTACATGTAATATATTTTCTCCTGAATCATCTTGTGCATTTGGTAGGTCTTGTTTAATGGGGTTATCTTCATTATTAGATTGATAGAAGGTTGAGAAGTAGAGCTTAAAAGCATCTCTAAGTATTTTATATTTTATGTTGCTATATTTTACGGCATAATGTAACGGATAAAGTTCTTTATATTCTGTGCGAGTAAGTAGCATCATATTCTCTATAAAAGTTTAAAGTGATAAAATCTATAATCAATTCCTGGTTTTTACTCAAGTAATTATAATAGTAACTAACACTTAAATATCATAATTTTATCAAAAAATCTTTACTCTAGGCAAGATATATCTTGCGTGGTTAAATTAATATTAAAGTATTTATTGAATTGTAAAATCCGGGATGGTAATTTAGTTGGTCAAATGGCATTTGCAATATATGGAGGATATATGTCAGTAATACAAGATGATGCTCAAATGGATGTGGCACACACTATAACTAATAGCGCAGATCATTCTAATGTTTATACAGAGGCGAATAAGGAGGGTTCTCAACAGCTGCCTTTAGATGTAGAAATACGCCATCAATTATGGGATAACTCTGAAAATGTTTTCCAAGCAAGACATGATATAATATTTGCTCAATCTATAGTAGAAGGGGAGTATGCCTTTTTTAGCGCTGGCGATACGGTTTATTTGATAAATAGCCTACATAATAGCAAACTTGAAGTTTTAGTATCTGGTAAATCTTTAAGTATTAACAAGTCTTTGCTAAATGCT
This window of the Rickettsiales endosymbiont of Stachyamoeba lipophora genome carries:
- the cyoE gene encoding heme o synthase, with the translated sequence MLSKLSTQPDYNISSNHKVSRVRDYIRLFKPGVMSLVVFSGLAGLLVAPGQIHPFIAFIAILCIAIGSGASGAINMWYDQDIDRIMKRTQMRPIPQGLITPESALEFGVCTAFLSVFLMAIVVNYTAAILLLSAILFYVFIYTLWLKRVTPQNIVIGGAAGSFPPMIGWAAVTNNIAIESIILFTIIFMWTPPHFWALALYRSEDYQKAHVPMLPVTNGIKSTKIHIFTYSIIMLLTTLLPFFIHMSGLFYFGCALSSGVYFCILSFRLLRAKDILLAPKLFGYSIIYLFFIFTALIIDHYLINF
- a CDS encoding ankyrin repeat domain-containing protein; this translates as MLLTRTEYKELYPLHYAVKYSNIKYKILRDAFKLYFSTFYQSNNEDNPIKQDLPNAQDDSGENILHVALKANRLRLAKFFIRMLGNQLDQSNKLDDTPLLVSHLKRLTKLTKLMINYNFNRESVINYNHEIPSYMKDPAMTETMEFIHRDDSISSLRSSAVHRLLSERESTTHKEHTTNLVSN